In a single window of the Sulfuricaulis sp. genome:
- the recJ gene encoding single-stranded-DNA-specific exonuclease RecJ translates to MIASAKIIRRPPVGSESFLMDLHPVLQRIYLARRVASREELDKSLGHLIPPTQLKGIDEASILLAETLRQQKRILIVADFDADGATSCALALRALRSLGAADVRYLVPNRFEFGYGLTPEIVALAAQQSPNLIITVDNGISSNEGVKAARSLGIDVLVTDHHLPGESLPEATVIVNPNQPHDTFPSKNLAGVGVIFYVMLALRSRLRASGWFTEHNITEPNLGRLLDLVALGTVADVVPLDANNRVLVAQGLKRINQGQSCAGIEALLRVAGRQPQRVTAMDLGYIVGPRLNAAGRLTDMSLGIECLLTDDFTAAHTMAQQLDALNRERRSIEATMQQQAVAEVEGLKLDMTALPRGLCLFHESWHQGVIGIVAARIKERTHRPVIAFAPVNETEMKGSARSVPGLHIRDALDAIAARHPHLLSKFGGHAMAAGMTLERLHFDAFRSAFDEEVSRHLSEDDLQGKIVSDGELMPDEVSLPVAELLREAGPWGQGFPEPLFDGFFEVASQKVVGEKHLKLSLRLPGVEKTFDAIAFNSVRDGKPPAYGRIRAAFKLDVNEYQGYRSLQLILEHLEPADAVVPEAEAVTTD, encoded by the coding sequence ATGATCGCCAGCGCCAAAATCATCCGCCGCCCGCCTGTGGGGTCAGAAAGCTTTCTGATGGATCTGCACCCGGTGTTGCAGCGCATCTATCTGGCGCGCCGGGTGGCCTCGCGCGAGGAGCTGGATAAATCACTGGGCCACCTTATTCCGCCGACCCAACTCAAGGGTATCGACGAAGCTTCCATCTTGCTCGCAGAAACCCTGCGGCAACAAAAACGTATTCTGATCGTGGCCGATTTCGATGCCGACGGTGCCACCAGTTGCGCGCTCGCCTTGCGTGCCCTGCGCAGCCTGGGTGCCGCGGATGTGCGCTATCTGGTGCCGAATCGCTTTGAATTCGGTTACGGCCTGACCCCGGAAATTGTCGCGCTGGCGGCACAACAATCGCCGAATCTGATCATCACCGTCGATAACGGTATCTCAAGCAACGAAGGCGTTAAGGCGGCGCGCAGCCTCGGCATTGACGTGCTGGTCACAGATCATCATTTGCCCGGCGAGTCGCTGCCGGAAGCAACGGTGATCGTCAATCCGAACCAGCCCCATGATACGTTTCCGAGCAAGAACCTCGCCGGTGTCGGCGTTATCTTCTATGTCATGCTCGCGTTGCGCTCGCGTCTGCGCGCGAGCGGGTGGTTCACCGAGCACAACATCACGGAACCCAATTTGGGCCGACTGCTTGATCTGGTCGCGCTCGGCACCGTTGCCGACGTGGTGCCGCTTGATGCCAATAATCGCGTCCTGGTAGCGCAAGGTTTGAAGCGCATCAATCAGGGCCAATCCTGCGCCGGCATCGAGGCCTTGTTGCGCGTCGCGGGTCGCCAGCCGCAACGCGTGACGGCCATGGACCTGGGCTACATCGTCGGCCCGCGTCTCAACGCGGCAGGCCGGCTCACTGACATGTCGCTCGGCATTGAATGCCTGCTGACGGATGATTTCACGGCAGCCCATACCATGGCGCAGCAACTCGATGCCCTGAATCGCGAACGCCGCTCCATTGAAGCAACCATGCAGCAACAGGCCGTTGCCGAGGTAGAAGGTTTAAAGCTCGACATGACGGCCCTTCCCCGTGGCTTGTGCCTGTTTCACGAATCCTGGCATCAAGGCGTGATCGGCATCGTGGCCGCGCGCATCAAGGAGCGCACACATCGCCCGGTAATCGCGTTTGCCCCGGTCAATGAAACCGAAATGAAAGGCTCGGCCCGTTCTGTTCCCGGCCTGCATATTCGTGACGCGCTCGATGCCATTGCCGCGCGTCATCCACATTTGCTCAGCAAGTTTGGCGGGCATGCCATGGCCGCGGGCATGACACTGGAACGGCTGCACTTCGATGCCTTCCGTTCCGCCTTCGATGAGGAAGTCAGCCGTCATCTGTCTGAGGACGATCTGCAAGGCAAGATCGTCAGCGACGGCGAACTGATGCCGGACGAGGTGTCGCTCCCGGTCGCCGAACTATTACGTGAGGCCGGCCCCTGGGGGCAGGGATTTCCTGAGCCCTTGTTCGATGGGTTCTTCGAAGTCGCCAGCCAAAAGGTGGTCGGCGAGAAACACCTCAAGCTCAGCCTGCGTCTGCCCGGCGTAGAAAAAACCTTCGATGCGATTGCCTTCAATAGCGTCCGTGATGGCAAGCCGCCGGCCTACGGGCGTATCCGCGCCGCCTTCAAGCTGGACGTGAATGAATACCAGGGGTATCGGTCCCTGCAGCTGATCC